One Aneurinibacillus migulanus genomic region harbors:
- the brnQ gene encoding branched-chain amino acid transport system II carrier protein, protein MKQVLSLKELMAVGLMTFALFLGAGNIIFPPTLGHDAGPAMWTAIVGFLITGVGLPLLGVAAVASAGGNVRLMGNRVNPIFSVIFSVLTYLSIGPLLAIPRTGAVAFEIGIAPFLSPDAKTSAVVLFLYSIVFFALTFWLCMNPGKLVDRFGKVITPIMIVLLATLLIRGAMYPLSGEYAPPTLDNPFSKGFLEGYNTMDTLAALVFGIVIANTVRERGITERGAQARIIIQSGIIAVTCLGLLYVGLTYLGATSGHVVGPYENGGELITLMAKQLLGSVGLFLLSLAVTFACLTTCVGLITSSAEFFSNLTNNRLSYRLVLSVLILFSLIIMNFGLSTILKISVPLLVMLYPVAIVLIILTLTNNLFGGRKAVYTGGVIGAACISIIDGLAAAGFTFPAFTETLQQLPLMGELMAQGLGWIVPALIGIIIGGIISTITPPSRQTVTE, encoded by the coding sequence ATGAAGCAAGTTTTATCATTAAAAGAATTAATGGCTGTTGGATTGATGACATTTGCCCTCTTTCTTGGTGCAGGGAATATTATCTTTCCACCGACGCTTGGACACGATGCAGGACCTGCAATGTGGACAGCCATTGTCGGATTTCTCATTACTGGTGTAGGGCTCCCTTTGCTCGGTGTTGCAGCTGTAGCAAGTGCGGGCGGAAATGTACGGTTGATGGGCAATAGGGTAAACCCTATATTCTCTGTCATTTTCTCGGTATTAACCTACCTATCAATCGGTCCTTTGCTCGCTATCCCGCGGACGGGCGCCGTCGCATTCGAAATTGGGATTGCTCCGTTTCTTTCCCCGGATGCTAAAACATCGGCTGTCGTTTTGTTCTTATATAGTATCGTATTCTTTGCACTGACTTTCTGGCTTTGCATGAATCCTGGAAAGCTGGTCGATCGCTTCGGTAAGGTAATTACGCCTATTATGATCGTACTGTTAGCAACACTTCTTATTCGGGGAGCGATGTATCCGCTGTCTGGAGAATATGCACCGCCTACACTGGATAATCCATTCTCCAAAGGGTTTCTGGAAGGATATAATACGATGGATACGTTAGCTGCACTTGTATTCGGTATCGTCATTGCAAATACAGTACGTGAACGCGGCATAACCGAGAGAGGTGCACAAGCCAGAATCATCATCCAATCTGGCATTATTGCGGTCACATGCTTAGGACTCCTGTATGTTGGCCTGACTTATTTAGGAGCCACTAGTGGACATGTGGTTGGTCCGTATGAGAACGGTGGAGAGCTTATCACACTCATGGCTAAGCAATTGCTTGGTTCAGTAGGGCTTTTCCTACTATCTCTTGCCGTTACATTTGCTTGTCTGACTACATGCGTCGGCCTGATAACCAGCAGCGCGGAATTTTTCTCAAACTTAACCAACAATCGACTATCATATCGTCTAGTATTATCCGTGTTGATTTTGTTCAGCTTAATTATTATGAACTTTGGCCTTTCCACTATTCTCAAAATTTCCGTACCGCTGCTGGTCATGCTATACCCGGTTGCGATTGTGCTCATTATATTGACATTAACAAACAATCTATTCGGGGGACGCAAAGCAGTATATACGGGAGGCGTGATCGGTGCCGCCTGCATCTCCATTATTGATGGTCTGGCTGCGGCAGGCTTTACATTTCCTGCGTTTACAGAAACATTGCAACAGTTGCCTCTTATGGGCGAACTCATGGCGCAAGGACTCGGCTGGATTGTTCCAGCGCTTATCGGAATCATTATCGGTGGCATTATCTCTACAATTACGCCACCTTCTCGCCAAACCGTAACTGAATAG
- a CDS encoding helix-turn-helix transcriptional regulator, protein MGNGKDKVHAYGAPKNLLIPCVLLLLRRMSNYGYQIIQELVEFGFSSIDPGYVYRILRQLESEKLVQSHWEVSSGGPPKRMYSITSAGTEYLEAWSQTLEKYQYTLDRFFTMYERLLFLSTDKNK, encoded by the coding sequence ATGGGGAACGGGAAGGATAAGGTTCATGCTTACGGCGCACCGAAAAATTTGCTTATCCCCTGTGTGCTGCTTTTGCTCCGAAGGATGAGCAATTACGGGTATCAAATTATTCAGGAGTTGGTAGAGTTCGGTTTTTCTTCTATCGATCCCGGTTATGTCTACCGGATCTTGCGTCAATTGGAAAGCGAAAAGCTTGTGCAATCCCATTGGGAAGTATCGAGCGGAGGTCCGCCGAAGCGTATGTATTCCATTACAAGCGCCGGAACCGAGTATTTAGAAGCCTGGTCGCAAACTCTGGAGAAATATCAATATACATTGGACCGCTTTTTTACTATGTATGAGCGTCTCCTTTTTCTTTCGACAGACAAAAATAAATAA
- the thiD gene encoding bifunctional hydroxymethylpyrimidine kinase/phosphomethylpyrimidine kinase, with product MEVSRALTIAGSDSGGGAGIQADLKTFQELGVYGMSVLTALTAQNTQGVHGVYAIPPEFIAQQIDAVLTDIGCDAVKTGMLFDSNIIEMVAHKLKEHNVRNYVLDPVMIAKGGAPLLLQEAVEAVKEHLLPLATVVTPNLPEAEVLTGMKEIKTREQIEEAARMLHDWGAQNVVVKGGHSEEDMATDLLYDGREFIELSSARFHTQHTHGTGCTFAAAIASGLATGKTVHTAVEQAKRFITAAISNPLGIGHGHGPTNHWAYRKENP from the coding sequence ATGGAAGTAAGCAGAGCGTTAACAATAGCCGGTTCTGATAGTGGGGGCGGTGCGGGTATTCAGGCTGATTTAAAAACGTTTCAGGAGCTTGGCGTATATGGAATGTCTGTTCTTACTGCACTTACTGCACAAAATACGCAGGGCGTACATGGCGTATATGCGATACCACCGGAGTTTATTGCTCAGCAAATTGACGCCGTGCTGACGGACATTGGGTGTGACGCAGTAAAGACAGGGATGCTGTTTGATAGTAATATTATTGAAATGGTTGCGCACAAGCTAAAAGAGCATAACGTACGCAATTATGTGCTTGATCCGGTTATGATTGCCAAAGGAGGAGCTCCACTCTTATTACAGGAAGCCGTGGAGGCGGTAAAGGAGCATCTGCTCCCGCTTGCAACTGTCGTTACACCGAATCTGCCGGAAGCAGAAGTCTTGACTGGAATGAAGGAAATCAAGACGAGAGAGCAGATAGAGGAAGCAGCGCGCATGCTTCATGATTGGGGCGCGCAGAATGTTGTAGTGAAAGGCGGGCATAGTGAAGAAGATATGGCAACCGATTTGTTGTATGATGGTCGAGAGTTTATTGAATTATCTTCAGCTCGGTTTCACACGCAGCATACACACGGTACAGGATGTACGTTTGCGGCAGCGATTGCCTCAGGGCTTGCAACCGGTAAAACGGTACATACAGCAGTAGAACAAGCGAAACGCTTCATTACAGCTGCTATTAGTAATCCACTCGGTATCGGTCATGGTCATGGTCCGACCAATCATTGGGCCTATCGGAAGGAAAATCCTTAA
- a CDS encoding S8 family peptidase, giving the protein MGRFARYGMGGLAILAAAYFLLAQPERSAAPPKPASPPVVQQAEKKSKFYRINYISEVQESRTQLHNNENVITIHHSSNQTSHYMKREVTVKFKRPPSPAVLKQTLASINGWQKAQHGNIFIFKSRTMSTDQLIAYFSKRPEVQFAEPNYLLLPNAAPNDTLYPRYQWNMSAIDMEKAWDITKGKEDVVIAIVDTGVDLNHPEFQGKLVDGYNVLNGSNRPQDDNGHGTHVAGIIAAKTNNQQGVAGIAWNNKIMPIKGIGSDGSGSSFDIAKGIIWAADHGASVINMSVGNYHPSNVLHDAIKYAFNKNVVMVAASGNDHTSQPSFPAAYPEVISVAAVDWQGKQAEFSNFGSHIDVSAPGVDIPSTYTQNHYASLSGTSMACPHVAGLAGLIRSLNPSLSNTEVMKIMRQATRDAGKPGWDQDYGYGIMDVPRALNLAGVQMQNTNQEPNLVPKQKGDGLLEQLKDLFR; this is encoded by the coding sequence ATGGGACGCTTCGCCCGATATGGTATGGGAGGACTCGCGATTCTGGCGGCCGCGTATTTCTTACTGGCCCAGCCTGAACGCAGTGCGGCGCCACCCAAGCCTGCATCTCCACCTGTTGTGCAACAGGCAGAGAAGAAAAGTAAATTTTACCGCATCAACTACATTAGTGAAGTACAGGAGTCGCGGACACAGCTGCATAACAATGAAAATGTCATTACGATTCATCATAGTAGCAATCAGACCAGCCATTACATGAAACGTGAAGTAACGGTAAAGTTTAAGCGCCCCCCATCTCCCGCCGTTCTTAAGCAGACGCTTGCGTCGATTAATGGATGGCAAAAAGCGCAGCACGGAAATATATTTATTTTCAAATCGCGGACCATGTCAACGGATCAGCTCATCGCTTATTTCAGCAAACGGCCAGAGGTCCAATTCGCGGAACCAAACTATCTTCTCCTGCCAAATGCCGCACCAAACGATACACTCTACCCGCGATATCAATGGAATATGTCCGCCATCGATATGGAAAAGGCATGGGATATTACTAAGGGAAAAGAAGATGTCGTGATCGCCATTGTCGACACGGGCGTCGATCTCAATCACCCGGAATTCCAGGGTAAATTAGTGGATGGCTACAACGTGCTGAATGGTTCCAACCGTCCGCAGGATGACAACGGTCACGGCACTCATGTTGCCGGTATTATCGCAGCCAAAACGAACAACCAGCAGGGCGTCGCCGGTATCGCTTGGAATAATAAAATCATGCCAATCAAAGGCATTGGCAGCGACGGGAGCGGTTCCTCGTTCGATATCGCTAAAGGCATTATCTGGGCTGCAGACCACGGCGCTAGCGTAATCAACATGAGCGTCGGCAACTATCATCCATCAAACGTACTACATGATGCGATTAAATATGCATTCAATAAAAATGTTGTCATGGTTGCAGCCAGTGGAAACGATCATACATCCCAGCCCAGCTTTCCTGCCGCATACCCGGAGGTCATCAGCGTGGCGGCTGTAGATTGGCAAGGAAAACAGGCTGAGTTCTCTAATTTCGGCTCTCATATCGATGTCTCGGCACCAGGCGTGGATATTCCAAGTACCTATACACAAAACCATTACGCTTCATTATCAGGTACATCAATGGCCTGTCCGCATGTTGCAGGATTAGCTGGACTGATCCGTTCATTGAATCCATCCCTAAGCAACACCGAGGTAATGAAAATCATGCGTCAGGCTACCCGTGACGCCGGCAAGCCTGGCTGGGATCAAGATTACGGTTATGGCATTATGGATGTACCTCGTGCACTTAATTTGGCCGGAGTACAAATGCAGAATACAAACCAGGAACCGAATCTGGTCCCGAAGCAGAAAGGCGACGGACTTTTAGAACAACTGAAGGATTTGTTTAGGTAA
- a CDS encoding DUF4349 domain-containing protein, translated as MTSNQTFDPVQMWKSWYDLVEKTWGKSLDDFVKTSEYSAMVGEYQKWFFYSQDQYKRWMEQFLNENNMPSKEEIARVAQLVIQLEEKVEKLDERLDDEIIAKLDEIKATLGKPARGPARKAST; from the coding sequence ATGACATCCAATCAAACGTTTGACCCGGTACAGATGTGGAAAAGCTGGTACGATTTGGTTGAGAAAACATGGGGAAAGTCACTGGATGATTTTGTGAAAACATCTGAATACTCAGCTATGGTCGGCGAATATCAGAAATGGTTTTTTTATTCCCAAGATCAATATAAGAGATGGATGGAGCAATTCCTTAACGAGAATAACATGCCGAGCAAAGAAGAGATTGCCCGTGTGGCACAGCTAGTCATTCAATTGGAAGAAAAAGTAGAAAAGCTAGATGAACGATTGGATGATGAGATTATAGCGAAATTGGACGAGATTAAAGCAACGCTGGGGAAACCAGCAAGAGGCCCTGCCAGAAAAGCAAGCACATAA
- a CDS encoding YugN family protein — MKIIETNLIGQEFSFDLVDTVLHGIGFNRGEMFEYDWAAYDYPLLTSKLEDFVFLRIFTRATSGEIERSNCTVQVTDVMITGAKYLEGLDFSREIEKRYIDRSREILKEVAQRLKLDNIDVDVRDASTVDCEVRSGVRPVF; from the coding sequence ATGAAAATTATCGAAACGAATCTTATAGGACAGGAATTCTCTTTCGATCTGGTAGACACGGTTCTGCATGGTATCGGTTTCAACCGTGGTGAGATGTTTGAATACGATTGGGCCGCGTACGATTATCCGTTGTTAACATCAAAACTAGAAGACTTTGTGTTCCTCCGTATTTTTACGCGGGCTACATCCGGTGAAATCGAACGCAGCAATTGTACGGTACAAGTGACTGACGTCATGATTACCGGTGCGAAGTACCTTGAAGGACTTGACTTCAGTAGAGAAATCGAGAAACGGTACATAGACCGCTCCCGTGAAATCCTAAAAGAAGTGGCACAACGCTTGAAGCTTGATAACATCGATGTTGACGTCCGTGATGCCAGTACAGTGGATTGTGAAGTGCGTAGTGGCGTTCGTCCTGTATTTTAG
- the acsA gene encoding acetate--CoA ligase, whose product MATKERPQDIMMLDDTANLKDYAGATHTMDWKEVEKNFSWYETGKVNIVYEAIDRHVENGNGDKAALFYTDGERDEHYAYVQLQKLSCQFANGLKAKGIKRGDRVFIFMPRSPELFIALLGIVRIGAIAGPLFEAFMEDAVRDRLLDSGAVAVVTTPPLLHRIPVDELPELKHVILVGADEKTADNQVLYQEIMESPHEYTIEWVERESGMLLHYTSGSTGKPKGVYQVHDAMIHQYLSGKWVYDLREGDIYWCTADPGWVTGTSAGMWAPWLNGVTVVLRGGRFKPADWYATLEKYKVNVWFSAPTAFRMLMGEGDELPKRFDLSNLRHVLSAGEPLNPEVIRWGLDVIGHRIHDNWWMTETGSTICANYRSMPIRPGSMGKPLPGIKMAIVDDEGNELPPNTMGNLAIMPPWPAMMRQIWNNPSKYEEYFMTGWYMSGDSAYVDEDGYFWFEGRVDDVINTSGERVGPFEVESKLVEHPAVAEAGVIGVPDPVRGEIIKAFITLRTGYGASDELKEDIRKFVKERLAAHAAPHQIEFRDKLPKTRSGKIMRRVLKAWELGLPTGDLSTMED is encoded by the coding sequence ATGGCCACAAAAGAAAGACCGCAAGACATTATGATGCTTGATGACACCGCAAATCTAAAAGATTATGCGGGAGCGACCCATACCATGGACTGGAAAGAAGTAGAGAAGAATTTTTCATGGTACGAAACGGGAAAAGTCAACATTGTCTATGAAGCGATTGACCGGCATGTGGAGAACGGCAATGGCGATAAGGCGGCATTGTTCTACACCGATGGAGAGCGGGATGAACACTATGCGTACGTACAACTTCAAAAGCTATCTTGTCAGTTTGCCAACGGCTTGAAGGCGAAAGGAATCAAACGAGGGGATCGGGTCTTTATTTTTATGCCGCGTAGTCCAGAGCTTTTTATTGCATTGCTAGGAATTGTGCGTATCGGCGCAATTGCGGGCCCGCTGTTTGAAGCTTTCATGGAAGACGCTGTGCGTGACCGTTTGCTTGACAGTGGAGCGGTAGCAGTTGTTACTACACCACCTCTTTTGCATCGCATTCCTGTGGACGAGCTTCCGGAATTAAAACATGTGATTTTGGTTGGTGCCGATGAGAAGACGGCTGACAATCAAGTGCTATATCAAGAAATAATGGAAAGCCCTCATGAGTACACGATCGAGTGGGTAGAGCGGGAATCCGGTATGCTCCTGCATTACACTTCAGGGTCCACTGGCAAGCCGAAGGGCGTTTATCAAGTTCATGATGCGATGATTCATCAATATTTGTCTGGCAAGTGGGTGTATGACCTGCGTGAAGGCGATATTTACTGGTGCACGGCTGACCCTGGTTGGGTAACCGGAACGTCTGCGGGCATGTGGGCGCCATGGTTAAATGGTGTAACCGTCGTGTTGCGAGGTGGGCGCTTCAAGCCGGCAGATTGGTACGCTACGCTTGAGAAATACAAAGTTAATGTGTGGTTTAGTGCTCCCACAGCGTTTCGCATGTTGATGGGAGAAGGAGACGAGTTGCCGAAGCGGTTTGATTTATCTAATTTACGTCATGTTCTTTCGGCGGGAGAACCGTTGAATCCGGAAGTCATCCGCTGGGGATTGGATGTGATTGGACACCGTATTCATGATAACTGGTGGATGACGGAGACTGGATCGACGATTTGTGCTAACTATCGTTCTATGCCGATTCGCCCAGGTTCGATGGGCAAGCCACTTCCGGGTATTAAGATGGCGATCGTGGATGACGAGGGCAACGAGTTACCGCCGAATACGATGGGGAATTTGGCGATTATGCCGCCATGGCCAGCGATGATGCGCCAGATTTGGAATAACCCGTCCAAATATGAAGAGTATTTCATGACCGGATGGTATATGTCTGGTGACTCGGCCTATGTGGATGAAGACGGATATTTCTGGTTTGAGGGCCGAGTGGATGATGTGATTAATACATCCGGGGAGCGGGTAGGTCCCTTTGAGGTCGAGAGCAAGCTCGTGGAACATCCGGCAGTAGCCGAGGCTGGCGTTATCGGTGTTCCTGATCCAGTGCGCGGCGAGATTATTAAAGCGTTTATCACACTTCGCACAGGATATGGGGCGAGCGATGAACTAAAAGAGGATATCCGTAAATTCGTAAAAGAGCGTTTAGCTGCACATGCGGCGCCACATCAAATTGAATTTCGTGATAAGCTGCCAAAGACGCGTTCCGGCAAGATTATGCGCCGCGTGCTAAAAGCGTGGGAACTCGGTCTGCCGACAGGCGACTTATCAACTATGGAAGATTAA
- a CDS encoding methyl-accepting chemotaxis protein, protein MFQKINNMSIKLKLTATILFITLIPLMASGFLSYHSAYDSVYDMTVQDLKYITKIKAEEIAAYTKDKEVDAAMSEKIKALVDDVETSYYRANGLSGYAYIMDDQGKVLYHPDPQMIGTSLANESFAQEIIKEKTGYITYPWKGEEKVASFLQLSNGWELVIGSYLKDMMKPLLFIRNQMFIISLVSSLLAIIIGYVIVHILTKPMKELVQAMEKAEAGDVTVQVTPGSKDEVGQLTHMFNEMIGEFRNMLRQVHEVSEQVAASSEQLTASANESTRASEQISEASQEIASGSEGQMESVRMTTEALHEMSSNIQSIADKIHAVKHDSSTVVKYAHTGESSLKKVIWEMNDISEKVSNTEVQIRELGNRSEAIKGIIGTIHEISEQTNLLALNAAIEAARAGEQGKSFAVVAQEIRKLAEQSGKSAGEIATLISDIHAKIGTAVTSMGESSKAVSEGRSVVEEAGQSFSSILKAIADLNKQIELVTTSSKTISEGTERIVRQGDEISRLASIAAADTQEVAAASEEQTATMEEINAASEMLAKMAEELQTHVSRFKIS, encoded by the coding sequence TTGTTTCAAAAAATAAATAATATGTCGATTAAATTAAAATTAACAGCAACCATTTTGTTTATCACCCTTATTCCGTTAATGGCTTCAGGATTTTTAAGTTATCATTCTGCTTACGATAGCGTCTATGATATGACCGTGCAGGATTTGAAGTATATTACTAAGATTAAGGCAGAAGAAATTGCTGCTTATACAAAAGACAAAGAAGTAGATGCAGCCATGTCAGAAAAAATAAAAGCGCTAGTGGATGATGTAGAGACAAGTTACTACAGGGCTAACGGATTAAGTGGATATGCTTATATTATGGATGATCAGGGAAAGGTATTGTACCATCCTGATCCGCAAATGATAGGCACAAGCCTCGCGAATGAGTCGTTCGCCCAGGAAATTATTAAAGAGAAAACCGGATACATTACATACCCCTGGAAGGGAGAAGAGAAAGTCGCTTCATTCTTGCAGTTATCGAATGGATGGGAACTGGTTATCGGCAGCTATTTAAAGGATATGATGAAACCGCTCTTGTTTATTCGTAACCAAATGTTCATTATCAGTCTTGTTTCTTCATTGCTTGCCATTATTATTGGATATGTAATCGTACACATATTGACAAAACCGATGAAAGAACTTGTACAGGCTATGGAAAAAGCGGAGGCTGGGGATGTTACTGTACAGGTCACACCTGGCTCCAAAGATGAAGTGGGACAACTAACCCATATGTTTAATGAGATGATTGGCGAATTCAGAAATATGCTGCGCCAGGTACATGAAGTCTCGGAGCAGGTGGCAGCCTCTTCCGAGCAGTTGACAGCCAGTGCCAATGAAAGTACACGCGCATCGGAACAAATTTCAGAGGCATCGCAGGAGATTGCCTCCGGGTCGGAAGGACAGATGGAAAGCGTACGTATGACAACTGAGGCGCTGCACGAGATGAGTAGTAATATTCAATCAATCGCTGATAAAATTCATGCTGTCAAGCACGACTCATCAACGGTAGTAAAATATGCACATACAGGTGAGAGTTCTCTGAAGAAAGTAATCTGGGAAATGAATGATATTTCTGAGAAAGTCAGTAATACAGAAGTGCAAATTCGTGAATTGGGGAACCGTTCGGAGGCAATTAAAGGGATTATCGGTACCATTCACGAAATTAGTGAACAGACCAACCTGCTCGCACTAAATGCAGCGATTGAAGCGGCGCGTGCCGGGGAGCAAGGAAAAAGCTTCGCGGTAGTCGCTCAAGAAATTCGCAAGCTGGCCGAGCAATCGGGCAAATCAGCAGGGGAAATTGCGACGCTTATCTCTGATATTCACGCAAAAATCGGTACTGCTGTTACTTCGATGGGAGAGAGTAGTAAAGCCGTATCGGAAGGTCGTAGCGTAGTGGAAGAGGCGGGGCAATCATTCTCTAGCATTCTTAAAGCGATTGCCGATTTGAATAAACAAATCGAGCTTGTGACCACTTCTTCCAAAACGATCTCTGAAGGAACAGAACGTATCGTACGCCAGGGAGATGAAATATCGCGTCTTGCATCTATTGCTGCAGCCGATACACAGGAAGTGGCGGCAGCATCTGAGGAACAAACCGCCACGATGGAGGAAATCAATGCCGCATCAGAGATGCTGGCCAAGATGGCAGAGGAACTGCAAACACATGTCAGCCGGTTTAAAATCTCATAG
- a CDS encoding 3'-5' exonuclease, with protein sequence MINRQVFIVGGKKRRKGGGRERSEKHTLAFLMSDRRAHPTSSFFRISSFQPHSPVKLSSVIYIEKDVNTMYSFPLGKYIKHITTNWYKEKPVLDPQLIKEIQCMTETVREQAYPDRHLRNMRFIIFDTETTGFHPYAGDEIISIGAVIIENGQIQENNFFHEYICPTVSIPPVVTKLTGITDNDVQNAPPPLPVLHKFLHFIGENYLVAHCADFDMNFLNSKLKKLCKTKLYNPVIDTMTLAYHLLPTNKSYGLDMLLKQHEIKVEGRHTALGDAVMTADLYVRFIEELERRGIHTLHSLESYIKSMHLLRRRTESGYASL encoded by the coding sequence TTGATAAATCGACAAGTTTTTATAGTAGGAGGTAAGAAAAGAAGGAAGGGCGGTGGGCGGGAGCGGTCGGAAAAACACACGCTGGCCTTTCTCATGTCGGATCGCAGGGCGCATCCAACCTCTTCTTTTTTCCGAATCTCCTCCTTCCAACCACACTCCCCTGTCAAACTATCAAGTGTAATTTATATAGAAAAGGATGTGAACACGATGTACTCTTTTCCACTAGGCAAATACATCAAACACATCACGACGAATTGGTATAAGGAAAAGCCTGTTCTTGACCCACAGTTAATTAAAGAAATACAGTGTATGACTGAAACAGTACGAGAGCAAGCTTATCCGGACCGCCATCTGCGTAACATGCGGTTTATTATATTTGATACAGAAACGACTGGATTCCATCCATATGCAGGAGATGAAATTATCTCCATCGGGGCGGTTATAATCGAAAACGGCCAAATACAAGAAAACAATTTTTTTCATGAATACATTTGCCCCACAGTCTCCATTCCGCCCGTCGTCACAAAGCTTACCGGCATTACAGATAATGATGTACAAAATGCACCGCCACCGCTTCCAGTGCTGCACAAATTTCTACACTTTATCGGTGAGAACTATCTGGTGGCGCACTGTGCTGATTTCGATATGAACTTTCTAAATAGCAAGCTAAAAAAACTATGCAAGACTAAACTGTATAACCCAGTCATTGACACGATGACCCTTGCGTATCACCTGCTTCCGACAAATAAATCATACGGACTTGACATGCTGCTTAAGCAGCATGAAATTAAGGTAGAAGGCCGCCATACTGCACTTGGTGATGCAGTAATGACAGCCGATCTGTATGTAAGATTCATCGAAGAACTAGAAAGACGAGGCATCCACACGCTCCACTCTTTGGAAAGTTACATTAAATCCATGCACTTGCTACGTCGACGTACAGAGTCCGGTTATGCTTCGTTGTAG
- a CDS encoding FixH family protein, which translates to MKKNLTLSVVFLVVILMLAACGSEKGQEEQNGGKNTADMNVSFKAPERVEAGQKLEYSVTIEKDGQPVRDADVIVHLEMADMDHGKNGFRGKMESPGIYKGQAVLPMGGDWIAYVNVKTDGIETTRQFDFKAEGDMMFPEEMKKAGLNEDGSIQNPDF; encoded by the coding sequence ATGAAAAAAAATCTAACATTGTCCGTTGTATTTTTGGTTGTCATACTTATGCTTGCTGCTTGCGGTTCGGAAAAAGGACAGGAAGAGCAAAATGGCGGAAAGAATACGGCTGACATGAACGTGTCTTTTAAGGCGCCGGAAAGAGTAGAAGCGGGCCAAAAGTTGGAGTATAGCGTTACGATAGAAAAAGACGGACAGCCGGTACGTGATGCAGATGTGATTGTTCACCTTGAAATGGCGGATATGGATCATGGCAAGAATGGTTTTCGCGGTAAAATGGAATCGCCCGGCATATATAAAGGACAGGCTGTACTGCCTATGGGCGGCGATTGGATTGCGTATGTAAATGTGAAGACAGATGGAATAGAAACGACGCGTCAGTTTGATTTCAAGGCAGAAGGAGATATGATGTTTCCGGAAGAAATGAAAAAAGCGGGGTTGAATGAAGACGGATCAATACAAAATCCAGATTTTTAG
- a CDS encoding DUF3907 family protein, with product MPETQLKEICEESYNRLKKVCMELEKFLNTTTLNALVQTSPDPEQYEPYYRDYLSDFRHLLVNCENAYEKLGICLRRARFNKEFAEEALYTVYHTCVNMFFYPKGEVYEEDGRNSYTGRDAIIFHKEVAPNLKVLTLGLSKVFEYLRDELQYYETDYVTMKRMSATR from the coding sequence ATGCCAGAGACACAGTTGAAAGAAATCTGTGAGGAGTCCTATAACAGGCTGAAGAAAGTGTGTATGGAACTTGAAAAATTCTTAAACACTACAACACTGAATGCACTCGTACAAACCTCTCCGGATCCTGAACAGTATGAGCCATATTATCGCGACTACTTATCCGATTTTCGTCACCTCCTCGTCAATTGTGAAAACGCATATGAGAAGCTGGGCATTTGCTTACGACGCGCCCGCTTTAACAAAGAATTCGCAGAAGAGGCCCTCTATACGGTGTATCATACTTGTGTGAATATGTTCTTCTACCCAAAGGGAGAAGTATATGAAGAAGATGGACGTAATTCATACACTGGACGTGATGCGATTATCTTCCATAAGGAAGTAGCTCCTAATTTGAAAGTGCTTACTTTGGGATTATCGAAAGTTTTTGAGTATTTGCGTGATGAATTGCAATACTATGAGACAGATTATGTAACGATGAAACGCATGAGTGCTACACGCTGA